The following coding sequences are from one Candidatus Woesearchaeota archaeon window:
- a CDS encoding ferredoxin family protein, translating to MVRIEIDYDKLGDDKSILDVCPAGVFEEQGGKIVVAHADQCVVCRACEGAAPEGAITVIEE from the coding sequence ATGGTAAGAATTGAAATTGATTATGACAAACTAGGCGATGACAAAAGCATTCTTGACGTGTGCCCAGCAGGCGTGTTTGAAGAACAAGGCGGAAAAATCGTAGTCGCGCACGCAGACCAATGCGTTGTTTGTCGGGCATGCGAAGGCGCAGCACCAGAAGGCGCAATAACTGTTATCGAAGAATAA
- a CDS encoding LD-carboxypeptidase, which produces MIPPKLKKGDAIRVVAPARSATISTDEFVNAAKSNLEAQGFTVIFSKNLFEKDLMNSSSIKSRVDDLHEAFGDKNAKAIFTYIGGFNSNELLSYLDYELIKANPKILCGFSDITALCNAITAKTGLVTYSGLHFSTWAMKKEFEYNLEYFKKSLLEEDEFEVKPSKTWSDDPWYKDQENRTLMKNSGYWILHEGEAKGTIFGGNLCTFNLLQGTEFMPDISNSILFLEDDDFAGADFDVEFDRNLQSLIHQPNFEKVKGIVIGRFQEGSKMNLEKLKYIIESKEELKNLPIIANADFGHTNPLITFPIGGTASLMVKNNSVELKILKH; this is translated from the coding sequence ATTATTCCACCTAAACTTAAAAAAGGAGATGCAATCCGCGTTGTTGCTCCTGCTCGCAGTGCAACAATCTCAACAGATGAATTTGTTAATGCAGCAAAAAGTAATTTAGAAGCGCAAGGTTTCACTGTAATTTTCTCTAAAAATCTTTTTGAAAAAGACTTAATGAATTCTTCATCTATTAAGTCTCGAGTTGATGACTTGCATGAAGCATTTGGTGATAAAAATGCGAAAGCAATTTTCACTTATATTGGCGGATTTAACTCTAATGAATTATTATCTTATCTTGATTATGAGTTAATCAAGGCAAATCCTAAGATTTTGTGCGGGTTTTCAGATATTACTGCACTCTGTAATGCAATTACTGCAAAAACTGGTTTGGTGACGTATTCAGGGCTTCACTTTTCAACATGGGCAATGAAAAAAGAGTTCGAGTATAATCTTGAATATTTTAAAAAAAGCTTACTTGAAGAAGATGAATTTGAAGTAAAACCTTCTAAAACTTGGTCTGATGATCCTTGGTATAAAGACCAAGAAAATAGGACGTTGATGAAAAATAGTGGTTATTGGATTCTTCATGAAGGGGAAGCAAAAGGAACAATTTTTGGTGGAAATCTTTGCACTTTTAATTTACTTCAAGGAACTGAATTCATGCCTGATATTTCTAATTCAATTCTATTTCTTGAAGATGATGATTTTGCAGGAGCTGATTTTGATGTTGAATTTGATAGAAATTTACAATCTTTAATTCATCAGCCCAACTTTGAAAAAGTTAAAGGAATTGTAATTGGAAGATTTCAAGAAGGTTCAAAAATGAATCTTGAAAAATTGAAATATATAATTGAATCTAAAGAGGAATTAAAGAATCTTCCCATTATTGCAAATGCTGATTTTGGACATACAAATCCTTTGATTACTTTTCCTATTGGTGGAACTGCTTCTCTTATGGTAAAAAACAATTCTGTAGAACTAAAAATTCTTAAACATTAA